The region ATAGCAGCAAGTTGAAGCTTCGGATAGATGCGGCCATACTCGATGAATCATCGATATACTCTATATTGGCATTTCGGATCTCGAACTTTGTTAGAGCCACTTTTGTGTTGATAGGCGAACTTGCCGCAGTATCCTCGGCTTCGGTTTCGGGCGTGCCCGATGTTTTAGCTATATCCCAATTCACAAGCCCATCCTTGGTGATTCTGGCTTTTAGCCGAGCCTCGTCGAGCAGTATCGACTTAACCTCTATATTCTGCATATCGATAACGCTCCAAAGATTTACCTTAACGCTAAACTCTTTAAAAGCTACAAGAGTATCGTTAGCAAAACTATCGACACCAACAACGCTTAAACCTTTTAAGCCTATGTATAGGTTTGGAAAGCCTTTGATGAGCGATACCTGAAAATCTTTAAACTCAACATTGGCATTAACACTTTTATTAATCTCGGTTTTGGCAATTTGCATCAACTGAGGCTTAAATACTATTGGGACAATAATTGCCACAGCAATAAACAGAGCCAGAACAACTACTACAACCCAGAATAAACGTTTTAGGAACTTTCTCATGGCTAAGGATATTTTAGGTTTTACTTATGGAAATACGTGGAAACAAATTTAATTGATAATTATTGAATAGGCCAAGTGTCGCCGAAAAAAGATTTCACAATTAAAAGCCCCCTTTTGTTTTGATATATATCAATAATCAAAGAATAGGACTACAACTTATGTCAACAATTACAAAATATAAACCTTTCAAAAATAAAGCATTGCGGTCATTTCAAGGTTGAAATCTGATTCAACTCTAATAACTATCAACATTAATTGCAACAATTCCTAAAAAAACATTGTTCTATATTTGTATGAAACCGAGAACTATTAAACCACCAAAAACAATATGGATGCACTAATCTCGAGCCACCTAATTATACCATTCTTAATATCCATGTTTTTAGCCATCACTATGGGAGGAAGCGGAACCGGCCCTTCGTTTTCGGCTGCATATGGAGCCAATGTTCTTAAAAAGAATGCAATTCCGGGATTATTCGGAATGATGGTTTTTTTAGGAGCGATTATAGCCGGAAAAGCCACAGCCAGAACCATAGGCGAAGGTCTGATAAATCCAGATCTAATGAACTACGCCCAAGTCTCCATCATACTGTTCTCGGTTGCCATATCGTTGCTAATCGCCAATCTTTTTGGTGTGCCTCAATCTACCAGCCAATCAACCGTATTGGCCGTTGTTGCGCCAGGGCTATACTTCCACGAGTTCTCCTCGCACAAACTTTTTTTCGAAGTAATACCAACATGGTTTATTTTACCAGTAATAGCATTTGTGATCAGCTTTTTAATTGGCAAGTATATATATAAGCCCTTGAGAAGGCGAGGCTACACAATATCTTCGCAAATAAACAGCCATTACTTACTAAAGGGAGCAATTATAGGAATGTCGATGTATGTTGCATTTTCCATAGGGGCAAACAATGTGGCAAACGCAAGTGGACCACTAACCACCATGACCCTAAACGAGCTTAATATACACCATAATTCAGGGCGAATACTTACCCTGATTATGATTATGGCAACAATGGTTGTTGCTCCTAGCTTTGGTATTGGTAGTTCAATTTTTGGAGATAAGATCCTTCGCAACACTGGAAAAGAACTTTTCCTGTTTGGCAAGATTGAGGCTGTTGTAATTGCATTCATTTCGGCATCACTTCTTTTAGCGGCATCGCTGTTTAAAGGAATTCCCACATCGCTAGTACAACTGAACGTTGGCGCCATTTTAGGTATTGGCGTAGCCAAACTGGG is a window of Tenuifilaceae bacterium CYCD DNA encoding:
- a CDS encoding anion permease — its product is MGGSGTGPSFSAAYGANVLKKNAIPGLFGMMVFLGAIIAGKATARTIGEGLINPDLMNYAQVSIILFSVAISLLIANLFGVPQSTSQSTVLAVVAPGLYFHEFSSHKLFFEVIPTWFILPVIAFVISFLIGKYIYKPLRRRGYTISSQINSHYLLKGAIIGMSMYVAFSIGANNVANASGPLTTMTLNELNIHHNSGRILTLIMIMATMVVAPSFGIGSSIFGDKILRNTGKELFLFGKIEAVVIAFISASLLLAASLFKGIPTSLVQLNVGAILGIGVAKLGPKHIFKKTEVRKFFVMWLIAPLVAFLLSWYLTYLADAYGYL